CCGACGAGCGCCATCGCGCCGCCGATGATGCCGGACGAGAAGTTGTTGATCAGCATCTCGAAGCCGGCCGGGACCTTGTCCTCGATCAGGTCGTCGAAGAGCTTCAGCAGGTACGCCGTCAGCGGGCCGATGAGCATCGCGCCGAGGAACATCGGCACGTCCGACCCGACGATGATGCCGACCGTGGCGACCGCGCCGACGACCGCGCCGCGCTGACCGTGCACCAGCCGACCGCCGGTGTAGCCGATCAGGATCGGCAGCAGGCTGGCGATCATCGGGCCGACCAGTCCGCCGAGGGTCTCGTTCGGGAAGTAGCCGGTGGGGATGAACAACGCGGTGATCAGACCCCAGGCGATGAACGCCCCGATGTTGGGCATCACCATGCCGGCGAGGTGTCCACCGAATCGCTGGACGGCGGCCTTGACCCCGGTGCCCTGCACCTGGGGTGTGTAGTCGGTGGCCATGTCTGCGGCTCCTTTATCTGCGGGGGTTGGGGGTAGGCGATCGGTTGGTGGTCATCGAGGGAACGAGCTCATCGCCGGGCGACGAGGTGCGGCAGGTCGTCCGGTCGGGGCCGCAGGCGTACGGCGTGGCGGCGCAGGTCGGCCGGACCCGGCATCCGGCTGCCCGGCAGGCTGACCGCCGCCGCACCCCAGGCGAGCCCTTCGGCGAGCGCGTCGGGGCCGGCGGCACCGGCGGCGAGGAAACCGGCCAGCAGCGCGTCTCCCGCGCCGACGGTGCTGCGCGGCTGCTCGACCGGGGAGTCGCCGATGTGCACCCCGGCGGCGTCGACCAGCACCGCGCCCTGCGCGCCGAGGCTGGCCAGGACGGTGCCGGCCCCCCACGTACGGACCTGCCCGGCGGCGCCGATCACGTCGTCGAGGGTGGGCAGCGGGCGTCCGACGGACTCGGCCAGCTCTTCGCGGTTGGGTTTGACCAGGGTCGCGCCGGCGGACGCCGCTGCCCGAAGTGGTGGTCCGCTGGTGTCCACGGCCAGCCGTAGTCCCGCGTCGACGAGGCGCCGACAGAGCTGGGCGAACGCGTCGACCGGCAGGCCGGGCGGCAGGCTGCCGCAGATCACGACCCAGTCGGCCCGGCCCGCCGTGTCCAGCAGCCGCGCGCTGACCGCCTCGAACTCGGTCGGGTGCAGGCACGGCCCCGGTTCGTTGACCTTCGTGACCGTGCCGTCCGGCTCGGCCAGGGTGATGTTGGACCGGGTACGGCCGGCGATCGGTACGGCGATCACCTCGACGCCTTCGTCG
The sequence above is a segment of the Solwaraspora sp. WMMD406 genome. Coding sequences within it:
- the pfkB gene encoding 1-phosphofructokinase, coding for MILTLTLNPSLDRAVEIDDLVRGEVIRATGTRLDPGGKGVNVSRALLANGVPSVAVLPCGGDEGGQLVRLLADEGVEVIAVPIAGRTRSNITLAEPDGTVTKVNEPGPCLHPTEFEAVSARLLDTAGRADWVVICGSLPPGLPVDAFAQLCRRLVDAGLRLAVDTSGPPLRAAASAGATLVKPNREELAESVGRPLPTLDDVIGAAGQVRTWGAGTVLASLGAQGAVLVDAAGVHIGDSPVEQPRSTVGAGDALLAGFLAAGAAGPDALAEGLAWGAAAVSLPGSRMPGPADLRRHAVRLRPRPDDLPHLVARR